A DNA window from Halomonas zincidurans B6 contains the following coding sequences:
- the betI gene encoding transcriptional regulator BetI translates to MPKVGMEPIRRQQLIKATMNAIDEVGLADATVARIAKRAGVSAGIISHYFGGKDGLLESTMRQILNDLGSAVAERRAAAAEDTPQAHIRAIIDGNFDRSQVNQSVMKTWLAFWASSMHQHDLQRLQRVNDRRLYSNLCSQFRRCLNKQDARRAARGLAAMVDGLWLRGALAPEGLDVDRARRLAYDYLDEQLAQRECFA, encoded by the coding sequence GTGCCCAAAGTCGGAATGGAACCGATTCGCCGTCAGCAACTGATCAAGGCGACCATGAACGCGATCGACGAGGTCGGCCTGGCCGACGCCACCGTGGCCCGCATCGCCAAGCGCGCGGGCGTCTCGGCCGGCATCATCAGCCATTACTTCGGTGGCAAGGATGGCCTGCTCGAGTCCACCATGCGCCAGATTCTCAACGATCTAGGCAGCGCGGTGGCCGAGCGCCGTGCCGCTGCCGCCGAGGACACCCCGCAAGCGCACATACGCGCCATCATCGACGGCAACTTCGACCGCAGCCAGGTCAATCAATCGGTGATGAAGACCTGGCTGGCATTCTGGGCATCGAGCATGCACCAGCACGACTTGCAGCGCCTGCAGCGGGTCAACGACCGGCGCCTGTACTCCAACTTGTGCAGCCAGTTCCGGCGTTGCCTGAACAAGCAGGACGCCCGCCGCGCCGCACGCGGGCTGGCGGCGATGGTCGACGGCCTGTGGCTGCGCGGCGCGCTGGCGCCGGAGGGCCTCGACGTCGACCGGGCGCGCCGCCTGGCCTATGACTATCTGGACGAACAACTGGCTCAAAGGGAGTGTTTCGCCTGA
- the betB gene encoding betaine-aldehyde dehydrogenase, which yields MPSLQTQQLYIGGRRVDATSGETFDSINPANGQVLASIQQASQADVDSAVASAREGQKIWAAMTGLERSRILHRAVALLRERNDEIAHLETLDTGKPISETTSVDIVTGADSLEYYAGLAPAIEGRQIPLREDSFVYTRREPLGVIGAIGAWNYPIQIACWKSAPALAAGNAVVFKPSEVTPLTTMMLAEILTEAGLPDGVFNIVHGDGRVGEMLTHHADIDKITFTGEAGTGKKVMAAAAGSTLKEVTMELGGKSPLIVFDDADLDRAADAAMMANFYSSGQVCTNGTRVFVHRSIKSAFEAKILERVKRIKAGDPLDETSNFGPLVSFDHLDKVIGYLEAGKQEGARLLIGGERWVHDDYAKGAWAAPTVFTDCRDDMRIVREEIFGPVMAILAFDDEDEVVRRANATRYGLAAGLFTERLNRAHRVIHRLEAGICWINTWGDSPAEMPVGGYKESGIGRENGLSSLDQYTQIKSVQIEMGPFPAVF from the coding sequence ATGCCATCATTGCAGACACAGCAACTCTACATCGGCGGACGCCGGGTGGACGCCACGTCCGGCGAGACCTTCGACAGCATCAACCCCGCCAATGGCCAGGTGCTGGCGAGTATTCAGCAAGCCTCGCAGGCCGACGTCGACAGCGCCGTCGCCTCGGCCCGTGAAGGCCAGAAGATCTGGGCGGCGATGACCGGCCTCGAACGCAGCCGCATCCTGCATCGCGCCGTCGCTTTGCTGCGCGAACGCAACGACGAGATCGCCCACCTGGAGACGCTGGATACCGGCAAGCCGATCAGCGAAACCACCAGCGTCGACATCGTCACCGGCGCCGACTCGCTGGAATACTACGCCGGCCTCGCCCCGGCCATCGAAGGCCGGCAGATCCCGCTGCGCGAGGACTCCTTCGTCTATACCCGTCGCGAGCCGCTGGGCGTGATCGGCGCCATCGGCGCCTGGAACTATCCGATTCAGATCGCCTGCTGGAAGAGCGCGCCGGCGCTGGCCGCCGGCAACGCGGTGGTCTTCAAGCCCAGCGAGGTCACCCCGCTGACCACCATGATGCTGGCCGAGATCCTCACCGAAGCCGGCCTGCCGGATGGCGTCTTCAACATCGTCCACGGCGACGGCCGGGTCGGCGAGATGCTCACCCACCATGCCGACATCGACAAGATCACCTTCACCGGCGAAGCCGGCACCGGCAAGAAGGTCATGGCCGCCGCCGCCGGTTCGACGCTCAAGGAAGTGACCATGGAACTCGGCGGCAAGTCGCCGCTGATCGTCTTCGACGATGCCGATCTCGATCGCGCCGCCGATGCCGCGATGATGGCCAACTTCTACTCCAGCGGCCAGGTCTGCACCAACGGCACCCGGGTCTTCGTCCATCGCTCGATCAAGAGCGCCTTCGAAGCCAAGATCCTCGAGCGCGTCAAGCGCATCAAGGCCGGCGATCCGCTGGACGAAACCAGCAACTTCGGCCCGCTGGTCAGCTTCGATCATCTCGACAAGGTGATCGGCTATCTCGAAGCCGGCAAGCAGGAAGGTGCCCGCCTGCTGATCGGCGGCGAGCGCTGGGTGCACGACGACTACGCCAAGGGCGCCTGGGCCGCACCGACGGTGTTCACCGATTGCCGCGACGACATGCGGATCGTGCGTGAGGAAATCTTCGGCCCGGTGATGGCGATCCTCGCATTCGACGACGAGGACGAGGTGGTACGTCGCGCCAACGCCACCCGCTACGGGCTGGCGGCCGGTCTGTTCACCGAGCGTCTGAATCGCGCCCACCGGGTCATCCACCGGCTCGAGGCGGGCATCTGCTGGATCAACACCTGGGGCGATTCCCCCGCCGAGATGCCGGTCGGCGGTTACAAGGAATCGGGCATCGGCCGCGAGAACGGCCTGTCATCCCTCGATCAATATACCCAGATCAAGTCCGTGCAGATCGAGATGGGCCCCTTCCCGGCCGTCTTCTAG
- the betA gene encoding choline dehydrogenase, producing MPQAREYDYIIIGAGSAGNVLATRLTEDPDVQVLLLEAGGPDYRFDFRTQMPAALAYPLQGKRYNWAFETDPEPYMNDRRMECGRGKGLGGSSLINGMCYLRGNALDYDSWAKTPGLEDWNYLACLPYFKRAESRDIGPDDYHGGDGPVSVATPKRGNNELYGAFIQAGIEAGYPATEDVNGYQQEGFGPMDRTTTPNGRRASTARGYLDIAKQRSNLTIETHALTDRILFEGKRAVGVAYARKGQPQEVHARREVLLCGGAIASPQILLRSGVGNPRHLKEYDIPLVHALPGVGENLQDHLEMYIQYACKKPISLYPALKWYNQPKIGAEWLFNGTGIGASNQFEAAGFIRTNDAEKWPNLQYHFLPIAISYNGKSAVQAHGFQAHVGSMRSMSRGRIRLTSRDPQAAPSILFNYMCHDKDWEEFRDAIRITREIINQPAMDAYRGREISPGPDVQSDAELDEFVRQHAETAYHPAGSCKMGHDDMAVVDGAGRVHGLEGLRVIDASIMPVITTGNLNAPTIMIAEKMADKVRGRKPLPKAEVAYFVAGDTPARGTPASSATT from the coding sequence ATGCCCCAGGCTCGCGAATACGATTACATCATCATCGGCGCCGGTTCGGCCGGCAACGTGCTGGCCACCCGGCTCACCGAGGATCCCGATGTCCAGGTACTGCTGCTCGAGGCGGGCGGCCCGGACTATCGTTTCGACTTTCGCACCCAGATGCCGGCGGCGCTGGCCTATCCACTCCAGGGCAAGCGCTACAACTGGGCCTTCGAAACCGATCCCGAGCCCTACATGAACGATCGTCGCATGGAGTGCGGGCGCGGCAAGGGCCTGGGCGGCTCGTCGCTGATCAACGGCATGTGCTACCTGCGCGGCAATGCGCTGGACTACGACAGCTGGGCCAAGACACCCGGGCTCGAGGACTGGAACTACCTCGCATGCCTGCCCTACTTCAAGCGCGCCGAGAGCCGCGATATCGGTCCCGACGACTATCACGGCGGCGACGGTCCGGTCTCGGTGGCCACCCCCAAGCGGGGCAACAACGAGCTCTACGGCGCCTTCATCCAGGCCGGCATCGAAGCCGGCTACCCGGCCACCGAGGACGTCAACGGCTACCAGCAGGAAGGCTTCGGTCCGATGGACCGCACCACCACGCCCAATGGGCGTCGCGCCTCCACGGCACGCGGCTACCTGGACATCGCCAAGCAGCGTTCCAACCTGACCATCGAAACCCACGCGCTGACCGATCGCATCCTGTTCGAGGGCAAGCGTGCGGTGGGCGTGGCTTATGCCCGCAAGGGCCAGCCCCAGGAAGTGCACGCACGCCGCGAGGTGCTGCTGTGCGGCGGCGCCATCGCCTCGCCGCAGATCCTGCTGCGCTCGGGGGTCGGCAATCCCCGACACCTCAAGGAGTACGACATCCCGCTGGTCCACGCACTGCCGGGCGTCGGCGAGAACCTTCAGGATCACCTGGAGATGTACATCCAGTACGCGTGCAAGAAGCCGATTTCGCTCTACCCGGCGCTCAAGTGGTACAACCAGCCGAAGATCGGCGCCGAGTGGCTGTTCAACGGCACCGGCATCGGCGCCAGCAACCAGTTCGAGGCGGCCGGCTTCATTCGCACCAACGACGCCGAAAAGTGGCCCAACCTGCAGTACCACTTCCTGCCGATCGCCATCAGCTACAACGGCAAGAGCGCGGTCCAGGCCCATGGCTTCCAGGCCCACGTCGGCTCGATGCGCTCGATGAGCCGCGGGCGGATTCGCCTGACCTCGCGCGATCCCCAGGCGGCCCCCAGCATCCTGTTCAACTACATGTGTCACGACAAGGACTGGGAAGAGTTCCGCGACGCCATCCGCATCACCCGCGAGATCATCAACCAGCCGGCGATGGACGCATACCGCGGCCGCGAGATCTCGCCCGGCCCCGATGTGCAGAGTGACGCCGAACTCGACGAATTCGTCCGCCAGCATGCCGAGACCGCCTATCATCCCGCCGGCTCCTGCAAGATGGGCCATGACGACATGGCGGTGGTCGACGGCGCCGGCCGCGTTCACGGCCTCGAAGGGCTGCGCGTGATCGACGCTTCGATCATGCCGGTCATCACTACCGGCAACCTCAACGCGCCGACGATCATGATCGCCGAGAAGATGGCCGACAAGGTCCGTGGCCGCAAGCCATTGCCCAAGGCCGAGGTGGCCTATTTCGTCGCCGGCGACACCCCGGCCCGTGGCACACCCGCGTCTTCGGCGACCACGTGA
- a CDS encoding O-acetyl-ADP-ribose deacetylase: MSVTLLDRRVEVIAGDITRLGVDAIVNAANPSLKGGGGVDGAIHRAAGPQLKQACLALRETQWPGGLPDGEVALTEGFELPARYVIHTVGPVYAKTQDKSRLLANCYRNALALAAEHDCRSVAFPAISTGIYGYPFDEAAPIVIDTLDEALNRYELQVTLCFFKDRDRQAFEAIAEQRGVVDR, from the coding sequence ATGTCCGTCACTCTGCTCGATCGGCGCGTCGAGGTGATCGCCGGCGACATCACCCGACTGGGGGTCGACGCCATCGTCAACGCCGCCAACCCTTCGCTGAAGGGTGGGGGTGGCGTCGATGGCGCGATTCACCGCGCCGCCGGTCCCCAGCTCAAGCAGGCCTGTCTGGCGCTGCGTGAGACGCAGTGGCCCGGTGGGCTGCCCGATGGCGAGGTCGCCCTGACCGAGGGCTTCGAACTGCCGGCACGTTACGTGATCCACACGGTCGGCCCGGTCTACGCCAAGACCCAGGACAAGTCGCGGCTGCTGGCCAACTGCTACCGCAATGCCCTGGCACTGGCCGCCGAGCATGACTGCCGTAGTGTCGCCTTCCCGGCGATCTCGACCGGGATCTACGGCTACCCCTTCGACGAAGCCGCGCCTATCGTGATCGATACGCTGGACGAGGCGCTGAATAGGTACGAATTGCAGGTAACGCTGTGCTTCTTCAAGGACCGCGATCGCCAGGCATTCGAGGCCATCGCCGAGCAACGCGGCGTGGTGGATCGCTGA